Part of the Leptolyngbya sp. BL0902 genome, CCATTCCTGACGGGCAGGATTCAAGCCTAGAGCAAGTTGCACCGGACGGGGAAACAGCCCCAGGGCTGGCATGGAAACTGGATGGGGTGATGCGATCTTTTAATGAGTGATTGGTTATATAGTAGAATAATGCCAGCGATGTTGAAATTTCGTGATTGAGATTTCCGTCCGTCCCTCGTTTGCCCAGGAGTTTTGCCCTGTGAATACCCCGCTGATTTTCCGCCAACTGTTCGATGCTGATTCCTCCACCTACACCTATCTGCTGGCCGATCCTGACACCAAGGAAGCGGTGTTGATCGACCCCGTGTTTGAGCAACACCTGCGGGATCGGGCCTTGCTGGAAGAGCTGGATCTGAAGCTCCTCTACACCTTGGATACCCACTGCCACGCCGACCATGTTACCGGGGCATGGCTGATGCAGCAGGCGACGGGCTCCAAAATCGGCATTTCCGGGCGCTATGGCGAGATGCTCAGCGGGGCCGATGCGCTGCTGGATCATGGCGATGTGGTGAAATTTGGTAGCCGCAGCCTAGAAGTCCGCGCCACTCCCGGCCACACCGACGGCTGCGTCACCTTTGTGCTGGATGACCAATCCATGGCCTTTACGGGCGATTGTTTGCTGATCCGCAGTGCTGGACGCTGCGACTTTCAGCAGGGCAACGCCAGCACCATGTACGAATCCATCACCGAGCAGATTTTCTCCCTGCCCGATGACTGCCTGGTGTGGCCCGCCCACGACTACAGTGGCCGCACGGTCTCCAGCGTCAAGGAAGAAAAGC contains:
- a CDS encoding MBL fold metallo-hydrolase, yielding MNTPLIFRQLFDADSSTYTYLLADPDTKEAVLIDPVFEQHLRDRALLEELDLKLLYTLDTHCHADHVTGAWLMQQATGSKIGISGRYGEMLSGADALLDHGDVVKFGSRSLEVRATPGHTDGCVTFVLDDQSMAFTGDCLLIRSAGRCDFQQGNASTMYESITEQIFSLPDDCLVWPAHDYSGRTVSSVKEEKLYNPRIGGEADERDFVGYMDNLGLPHPKKIDIAIPANCICGRTEDGTMPVIATWGPVRQTYSGIKEIEPQWVAENLDQVHVLDVRGVEEFNDDLGHIHGAQLVPLHELEQRVGDVSTDQPVVTVCKSGRRSGQASIILKKKGITEVASMRGGMLKWNQSDLPVARD